CGATAGACGACGCTCTTATCCCTATCCTCGGAGTACATTGAGAATAGTGCCCTAGCTGACAAAATATTGGGAGATAAGAATGCGTGATACTTTCAATAAAATGATGGGTCGTACCCGTTACGTAGTTTGCCGTCTATTTATCCATCTCAGTGGTTCCGAAGTTGCCCCCCTCCTGGGTACACTTAACCGTAGTGCCCGTGAAGCAATGGACTCAGAAGGGGACTTGGAAGTCTTAGGGGAAAATTTGGTCGAAATCTGTCAAACCCTCCTGCAATACGATGATTCCTGGATGTCATCAGCCAATGAAGGTGATGTTTTTTGGAGTGAGGGTGAAGCAGGGGATTATGTCAGCGAACTATTTACAGATTCTGCCCAAAGATACTTGAGTGAAATTGATGTCAATAACTCTGACTTTAATCAGCCCCTTTCCTTACCTGTAACTAGTAACATTGTTGTCATGCTCACCGTTGCCTATGAGGGTGAGGCTCCAGATTTAGAAACAGACTTGGCAAATATTAATGCTCTCAAGCAAGCATTTAAAGCCTTAATTAATTTACACTATCAACATAAACTGCGGGCAATTCAGGTGCATTTTTCACCGGCACAGTTAGGTGATGAACTCACCAGCGATCAACTGTTGCAGTATTACCCAGAATTAATTCCTTTGTAATACCATTGATTTTCTTGATGGTTAGTGAAATCAGTCAGTGGGAATGTTGATGTTGTGACCATTCTCCCTGGGGAAATTTACCATCAAATTTTCAGTGGTAATGACAAGTAGGGTCGTCCGTACTTATCAGTGACAGGGGAAATTGTTAAGCTCGGAATAGGACAATGGTTTATTATGCTGATGAAAGTTTTGCGTCAATTTACAGTAGTGGTTTTAGCGCTGAGTTTATGTTTAACTACGGTTGCCTGCGGTGGAAATTCCGAAAAGAATCAACCACAGGCAAGTAATACTAGTCAAGCTACTAATAGTCCCAGCACTAAACTCAGTGATGGTCAGTATCCAGTACAACAGGCAAGCTATAACGATGGAGACGGAGAATATACTCTGTTTTTATTGAATAGCACTCCACCGACCTATAAAACTGAAAAGTTACAAATGGCAAGGTTGAGTGATGCGGAAATCAAGGAAGGTAAGAAAGCTTACTTAAAAGTTGAGAGTGGGCAACCTGTACTCTATTTAACAGAAGATTTCAAAATCGAATACGTCCATAACGTGACTGAAACGAAGAATAATCCTCAAACTGGACAAAAAGAGGTGGTTGTTGTTCGTCAAGAAAACAGTTTTTGGGCACCCTTTGCGGGGGCGATCGCCGGACAAGCAATTGGTAGTTTGTTGTTTACACCTCACTACTATTTCCCTCCCGTATACCAACCAGGTGGTGTATTAAATGGTTACGGTGGCTACGGTAGAACCTATGATGTTGCCGTGAATGACTATCGCCAACGGTACAACCAACCACCCGCAGCTGTGAGAAATCGTACAGCCTTCCGAACAACAAGTAATCTCAGAAGGTCGAACCCTGGGAATAATTCTGCGGTTCGTAATACACCTAACAACGCCAACAACCGTCCTACGGGTTCTGGTTTTGGTAGCAACACCCTGAGACAATCGGGTAAAACGACCACCACTAGACGTAGTCCTAGCGGGTTTGGTAGTGGACGTTCTGTAAGTCGTCCTAGTTTTGGTCGCCGCAGATAGATATGAATGTCGGGAGAAGGTGGAAGCAATTGGCGATCGCTAATTATTTTCCCTTTCCCCTTCCTTTGGCTCCTGAGTTGATTCTTCTCGCTCCGGAGTCAAACTATCAATGGCATCACACAGAGCAGTGGTAAGACTTTTACGGGTTTGTAAGTGATTATCCTGTTCTGTTTTTAAAGCTTGTTGTAGGCGATCGCGCTCCTTCGTCAGAGTGAGCAATTTTGCCTGCAATTCTTCTGTGGAAGTGATTTGACTAATTTGCTGCTGAATCGTTTTATGGCTATCTGCGTCATTGAGTTGGGCTGTTTCCAGACCCTGTAAACGCTGAATTTCACCCTTCAAAGTGGCGATCGCTTGCTGCGATAATTGGGTATCAGTACGTCTTTGTTCCGCCTCTGTATTATACAATTGCCGCCATTTCTGCGCACTCTCCCAGGCATTATCTCGCTCCTTTTGTAATTCTACCAATTGTTGTTTGAGTAATTGAATTTCTGTTAGCCACTGTTGAGTCAAATCTTGAGACATGGGAATTTCAGAATTGTCGATTTTCAAGAAGCAGATAAGTGATTAAAGCTTCGGCTGAGTCCTATGGACACGCTACGCGAACTTTCAGTTTAAACATCGACTTGTAATGAGTCTTGTCGAAGTAGCGGAGCCGAGATGTTAATTCTTTTGTGAATATTTAATAGTGCTTTCTAAAAATCAATTCAACAAGATTCTTGATGATTCTTAATTTATAGAAAAGCTACAACCACTGTAACTATATAGAGTACAATATTCAACGACTTGATATTTCAGCAAATTATCAAATTAATTCCATCATCAGTTATCAAGTTACAAATTATATTACTTAATATAACGAACGGCATTATGTCATTCTAGGTGCTTCTGTAGTTTTCCCATTACCTAACCCTAGTAAAGTCAGAATCACTTCCGTTCCCTTCGGAGTAGCACATTTTCCCTCTGGATGACAAAAATACGGTTACCTAATCCCTAATAACCCACCCAAGCCTCGTCTATGATGAAACCAGAAGTTGTTTTAACAATTTTAAGTCCGTCATTGGGACGTAAAAAACAATCTCCAGGTTTTTATATCAAAGTTATCACCATAGAATAGACAAGGTTTAAATTTAGTTTCTGCTTGTTTTTTCTGTTCCCTTCTTTCTTCTCAACTCCAAGCAATGTCCCAACCTCGTTACTCCAGTATTGAACCTAGCGCGAAAGCTCCTACTCTCAAGCGATTACGCCAACTAGCAAATTTACTTGATCAAGCAATAATTATTCCAGGAACTAGGGTGGGTATCGGTTTAGATCCCCTTTTAGGATTAATCCCTATTGGTGGTGATTTCCTTGGCATTTTTCTCTCAGCCTACATCATACTAGAAGCTGCCAGATTAGGTGTACCTCAATCTACCCTCGGTAGAATGGTGATCAATATTCTAATTGATGCTCTAGTTGGTGTAATTCCTCTGATTGGCGACTTATTTGATTTTGCCTGGACAGCAAACCAACGTAATGTTTATCTTTTGGAAGAACATTTAAAATTTCCCAGTCAACGCAAAAAAGCAGATACTTGGTTTGTTATCCTCGTCCTCGTTGGCTTATTCTTAGTTTCTATTCTTTTAGTATCGTTCGCTGTTATAGTTAGTCAGTTTGTCTGGGGAGTCATTGCTGTAGCCTGGACAGCATTAACTGGTAAATAATCCCCAACCACTAGACACAATATTTCCTCAAAAAATAATATGAAAGATTGGTGGCAAAAAACTTTTCCCAAGGGACGGCAAAGTTTAATTATTACCGATGCTCAGGGGTATCCAGTAGAAATTGCCTACGGTGAAATCGGTCAAGGGCAACCACTATTTTTATTACATGGTATGGGTAGTTGGAGCTATAATTGGCGTTATAGTATTGCTCCCCTATCCAAATATTTTCGCGTAATTTGCTTTGATGCCAAAGGCTATGGTTTTTCAGAAAAACCAGTCTATCGACGCGAAGAAACTGGACATCAAGTAATTGAATTAGAACGTATTATTCAATATTTATGTCATGAACCAGTTATCATTGTTGCCGAATCTCTCGGTGGTTTAATTGCCCTAGCTTTAGCTCAAAAAAATCCTCATTTGATTGCTCGCTTGATAGTAGTCAATGTTCCCATCTTTGCCGAGCGCTTGCCTCACTGGGGAATGGAAATACTCGCACGCACCCCCTTAGAGATAATTCAAACTATTGATGTCCTACGTTTATCTTATTTGCTTTCACCCTTTGTCAGGGAAATTATGGCAATGGAAAGACGGCAAGTTTTATTTGACCCTTCTATCCTAACTGAGGATGATGTCTATTGGATTACCTATCCTTTTACCGAGTTTCCTGGAACATTGACAAAAGTTGCCGAAGAATTACAAATTGCTGCCAAGGAAATTGAAAATTTTCAAGGTAAAAAATCTAACTGGTTGAGTCATATTCAAAATCATCTGGCATCTATCCATGCTCCCACCTTAGTTTTATGGGGAGAACAAGATAGTTGGTTTCCAGCAATCCACGGAGAAAAATTACATCAAGCTTTGCCCAATTCGCGGTTACAAATTCTCCCTAACTGCTGTCATGATGCTTCTACAGGTTCTGCACAAATAATTAATCAAGCAATTATCACTTTTTTACAGGAAACTAATTTATTGTAGTTTTCTGAATCTTTCAATTAACGTATAGCGTTTCTCATTCTAGTGAGTTATGGAAGAACTCCTCCCCAACCCTCCAGGATTTCGGGGAGGGTACCCGATAGGGCAGGTGGGGTTGTATTTCATCTGATTGGGAAACGCTATATTACATATTCTTGTAAGTAAGTCGGTGAGAATAAACCTAACTATGTAACAGATTGTAAAATCGTCAAAACCGTTGCGATTGCTTCATTGCACTGAGTCGCAAAGCGACACGCTACGCGAACGTTTCATTCGCAATGACATAGCGTGAATTATTTAAGCCGTTCTACTTAAAAAGATATGGTCATACTCGATAAAATATAGGTTAAAAGGGTAAAAGTTAATCCATCCTTCACCCTTTTCCTGAACTTCTATAAGAAGCTGATTGCCTATTCTGTTTTTGGTTAAAAATAAGAGTGGGAGTCGGCATACCACTTTTCTCGACTCCCACTCTTTTGCCATTTGTAGCTGTAGCGATTAAGGAATATATAGCAGACGTTGACCTGTATTTAGGGGGCTAATGTGTGGGTCAACGACAACGCCTGTCAGCGCTGAATATTCCAATTGCTACAAATGGGCAAACTTTATTATTTAATTTCTTGTAGACAACTTTACTTATATATCTGCTTAAGAGATAATAAACTTGTTGTCTTGTTGGGGGTAGAAAGTGCATCACAATTTTTATTGT
The Calothrix sp. 336/3 DNA segment above includes these coding regions:
- a CDS encoding alpha/beta fold hydrolase codes for the protein MKDWWQKTFPKGRQSLIITDAQGYPVEIAYGEIGQGQPLFLLHGMGSWSYNWRYSIAPLSKYFRVICFDAKGYGFSEKPVYRREETGHQVIELERIIQYLCHEPVIIVAESLGGLIALALAQKNPHLIARLIVVNVPIFAERLPHWGMEILARTPLEIIQTIDVLRLSYLLSPFVREIMAMERRQVLFDPSILTEDDVYWITYPFTEFPGTLTKVAEELQIAAKEIENFQGKKSNWLSHIQNHLASIHAPTLVLWGEQDSWFPAIHGEKLHQALPNSRLQILPNCCHDASTGSAQIINQAIITFLQETNLL
- a CDS encoding DUF4112 domain-containing protein, which encodes MSQPRYSSIEPSAKAPTLKRLRQLANLLDQAIIIPGTRVGIGLDPLLGLIPIGGDFLGIFLSAYIILEAARLGVPQSTLGRMVINILIDALVGVIPLIGDLFDFAWTANQRNVYLLEEHLKFPSQRKKADTWFVILVLVGLFLVSILLVSFAVIVSQFVWGVIAVAWTALTGK
- a CDS encoding DUF1517 domain-containing protein, with the protein product MRDTFNKMMGRTRYVVCRLFIHLSGSEVAPLLGTLNRSAREAMDSEGDLEVLGENLVEICQTLLQYDDSWMSSANEGDVFWSEGEAGDYVSELFTDSAQRYLSEIDVNNSDFNQPLSLPVTSNIVVMLTVAYEGEAPDLETDLANINALKQAFKALINLHYQHKLRAIQVHFSPAQLGDELTSDQLLQYYPELIPL